The following are from one region of the Streptomyces tuirus genome:
- a CDS encoding HAMP domain-containing protein, with amino-acid sequence MTAARDGDFTKVPESGHGMVAELTAVFNQIMDRSVHFTSETRRVRRELVRYGRLDERLSASPGQGLWASRVNDVNQLLDALVAPAANATRVLDAVAGGDLTQRVDLHDGTRQLRGDLRRLGRAVNKMVDQLSLFTGEVTRVAREVGTEGRLGGRAKVQGLSGSWRDVTEAVNTMASRLTAQVRDIAAVTTAVARGDLTRTVTVEATGELLELKLTVNTMVDQLSAFADEVTRVAREVGTEGQLGGRAQVRGVSGVWKDLTDNVNFMASNLTSQVRNIAQVTTAVANGDLSQKITVAAQGEILELKSTINTMVDQLSAFADEVTRVAREVGTEGNLGGRAQVRGVSGVWKDLTDNVNFMADNLTSQVRNIALVSTAVAQGDLGKKITVEAKGEILELKSTINTMVDQLSAFADEVTRVAREVGTEGNLGGQAQVRGVSGVWKDLTDNVNFMALNLTSQVRNIAQVTTAVANGDLSKKITVDARGEILELKDTVNTMVEQLRAFADEVTRVAREVGTDGRLGGRAQVLGVSGVWRDLTDNVNYMADNLTSQVRNIAQVATAVAQGDLSRKIDVDARGEILELKTTINTMVDTLSSFSSEVTRVAREVGSEGQLGGQARVEGVYGTWKRLTTNVNELASNLTTQVRAIAEVASAVAQGDMSRSITVETQGEVAELKDNINLMVANLRETTRAKDWLESNLARLAALMQGHRDLMEVADLILRELTPLVNAQYGAFYLADPDEDSAAPRTTAPIKGLAFIAGYGAAQDATVETGGLPVHGLVAQAAREKKRILVEGAPPDYIKINSGLGEAAPTTIVIIPILFEDKLLGVIELASFSRFSDVHLAFFDQFVNTIGVAINTIIANSRTESLLGESQRLAMQLQERSDELQKQQGELQRSNAELEEKAALLATSSQYKSEFLANMSHELRTPLNSLLILARLLSDNPDGHLSDQEVQFATTIHRSGSDLLQLINDILDLSKIEAGRMDVRPKRLPLIKLLDYVHATFRPLTLDRGLAFEVAVGEDVPREMYSDEQRLQQILRNLLSNAIKFTASGKVELRVDRVQDAEHRWGSPRSSEAGSGGVRDTDDVIAFAVSDTGIGIAPEKLPVIFEAFQQADGTTNRKYGGTGLGLSISREIAGLLGGRIVAESEPGKGSTFTLYVPVVSPGHTAPAPLPGDRADLPLPLRPATGPFPVAHDTDDAWPSPTKLEAWTSGRPGRILAGRRVLIVDDDIRNVFALTHVLGRVGMTVLYAENGREGIETLERSADVELVLMDIMMPEMDGYETISAIRRAPRWTGLPIVALTAKAMPGDREKSIARGANDYVPKPVDIDGLLTVVCELLDPEGTEEEA; translated from the coding sequence ATGACAGCGGCACGTGACGGTGATTTCACCAAGGTGCCGGAATCCGGCCACGGCATGGTGGCCGAACTCACCGCGGTCTTCAACCAGATCATGGACCGCAGCGTCCACTTCACGTCCGAGACGCGCCGTGTCAGACGGGAGCTGGTGCGGTACGGCCGGCTCGACGAGCGGCTCTCGGCCAGCCCGGGCCAGGGCCTGTGGGCGTCCCGGGTCAACGATGTGAACCAGCTGCTCGACGCCCTGGTCGCCCCGGCGGCGAACGCCACGCGCGTACTGGACGCGGTGGCCGGCGGCGATCTGACCCAGCGGGTCGATCTGCACGACGGGACCCGGCAGTTGCGCGGCGACCTGCGGCGCCTGGGCCGGGCCGTCAACAAGATGGTGGACCAGCTCTCCCTGTTCACGGGCGAGGTGACCCGGGTCGCGCGCGAGGTCGGCACCGAGGGCAGGCTCGGCGGCCGGGCCAAGGTGCAGGGCCTGTCGGGCAGTTGGCGGGACGTGACGGAGGCCGTCAACACGATGGCGTCCCGGCTGACGGCCCAGGTGCGGGACATCGCCGCGGTGACGACGGCGGTGGCCCGGGGCGACCTGACCCGCACGGTGACGGTGGAGGCGACCGGCGAGCTTCTGGAGCTGAAGCTGACCGTCAACACCATGGTCGACCAGCTGTCCGCCTTCGCCGACGAGGTGACCCGCGTCGCCCGCGAGGTCGGCACCGAGGGCCAGTTGGGCGGCCGGGCCCAGGTGCGCGGCGTGTCCGGGGTGTGGAAGGACCTCACCGACAACGTCAACTTCATGGCGTCGAACCTCACCTCCCAGGTCCGCAACATCGCCCAGGTGACGACGGCCGTGGCCAACGGCGACCTGTCCCAGAAGATCACCGTCGCCGCGCAGGGCGAGATCCTTGAGCTCAAGTCGACCATCAACACGATGGTCGACCAGCTCTCCGCCTTCGCCGACGAGGTGACCCGCGTCGCCCGCGAGGTCGGCACGGAAGGCAATCTCGGCGGACGCGCTCAGGTCAGGGGTGTCTCCGGCGTCTGGAAGGACCTCACCGACAACGTCAACTTCATGGCCGACAACCTCACCTCCCAGGTGCGCAACATCGCCCTGGTCTCCACCGCCGTCGCCCAGGGCGACCTCGGCAAGAAGATCACCGTGGAGGCCAAGGGCGAGATCCTGGAGCTGAAGTCCACGATCAACACGATGGTCGACCAGCTCTCCGCCTTCGCCGACGAGGTGACCCGCGTCGCCCGCGAGGTCGGCACCGAGGGCAACCTCGGCGGACAGGCGCAGGTCAGGGGTGTCTCCGGCGTCTGGAAGGACCTCACCGACAACGTCAACTTCATGGCGCTGAACCTGACCTCACAGGTCCGCAACATCGCCCAGGTCACCACCGCCGTCGCCAACGGCGACCTGTCGAAGAAGATCACGGTCGACGCGCGCGGCGAGATCCTGGAGCTGAAGGACACCGTCAACACGATGGTGGAGCAGCTGCGCGCCTTCGCCGACGAGGTGACCCGCGTGGCCCGCGAGGTCGGCACCGACGGACGGCTCGGCGGCCGGGCCCAGGTGCTGGGCGTCTCCGGCGTCTGGCGGGACCTGACGGACAACGTCAACTACATGGCCGACAACCTCACCTCCCAGGTGCGCAACATCGCCCAGGTCGCGACGGCCGTGGCGCAGGGCGACCTGTCCCGCAAGATCGACGTGGACGCGCGCGGGGAGATCCTGGAGCTGAAGACGACCATCAACACCATGGTCGACACGCTCTCGTCGTTCTCCTCCGAGGTCACGCGGGTCGCCCGCGAGGTCGGCTCCGAGGGGCAACTGGGCGGCCAGGCCCGGGTCGAGGGCGTCTACGGCACCTGGAAGCGGCTGACGACCAACGTCAACGAACTCGCCTCCAACCTCACCACCCAGGTCCGCGCCATCGCCGAGGTCGCCTCCGCCGTGGCCCAGGGCGACATGTCCCGCTCGATCACCGTGGAGACGCAGGGCGAGGTGGCCGAGCTGAAGGACAACATCAACCTGATGGTGGCCAACCTGCGCGAGACGACCCGCGCCAAGGACTGGCTGGAGTCCAACCTGGCCCGGCTCGCCGCCCTGATGCAGGGCCACCGGGACCTGATGGAGGTCGCCGACCTGATACTCCGCGAGCTGACCCCGTTGGTGAACGCCCAGTACGGCGCGTTCTACCTGGCCGACCCCGACGAGGACAGCGCGGCCCCGCGCACCACCGCGCCGATCAAGGGACTGGCCTTCATCGCCGGGTACGGCGCCGCCCAGGACGCGACCGTCGAGACCGGCGGCCTGCCGGTGCACGGCCTGGTCGCGCAGGCGGCCCGGGAGAAGAAGCGGATCCTGGTGGAGGGCGCCCCGCCCGACTACATCAAGATCAACAGCGGCCTCGGCGAGGCGGCCCCGACGACGATCGTCATCATCCCGATCCTCTTCGAGGACAAGCTCCTCGGTGTCATCGAACTCGCCTCGTTCTCCCGCTTCTCCGATGTGCACCTGGCGTTCTTCGACCAGTTCGTCAACACCATCGGCGTCGCCATCAACACGATCATCGCCAACTCCCGCACGGAGTCCCTGCTCGGCGAGTCCCAGCGCCTGGCCATGCAGCTCCAGGAGCGCTCCGACGAACTCCAGAAGCAGCAGGGCGAGCTCCAGCGCTCCAACGCCGAACTGGAGGAGAAGGCCGCCCTGCTGGCCACGTCCTCCCAGTACAAGTCCGAGTTCCTGGCCAACATGTCGCACGAGCTGCGCACACCGCTGAACTCCCTGCTGATCCTGGCCCGGCTGCTCTCCGACAACCCCGACGGCCATCTCTCGGACCAGGAGGTGCAGTTCGCGACGACAATCCACCGCTCGGGCTCGGATCTGCTGCAGCTGATCAACGACATCCTGGACCTGTCGAAGATCGAGGCCGGCCGCATGGACGTACGCCCCAAGCGGCTCCCCCTCATCAAGCTGCTCGACTACGTCCACGCCACGTTCCGACCGCTCACGCTGGACCGGGGGCTGGCCTTCGAGGTGGCGGTCGGTGAGGACGTACCGCGCGAGATGTACTCGGACGAGCAGCGCCTCCAGCAGATCCTGCGCAACCTGCTGTCCAACGCGATCAAGTTCACCGCGTCCGGCAAGGTCGAGCTGCGGGTGGACCGGGTGCAGGACGCCGAGCACCGATGGGGGTCCCCCCGCTCGAGCGAAGCCGGGAGTGGGGGAGTGCGGGACACCGACGACGTCATCGCGTTCGCCGTGTCCGACACCGGCATCGGGATCGCGCCGGAGAAGCTCCCCGTGATCTTCGAGGCGTTCCAGCAGGCCGACGGCACCACCAACCGCAAGTACGGCGGGACGGGGCTCGGCCTGTCCATCAGCCGGGAGATCGCGGGCCTGCTCGGCGGCCGGATCGTCGCCGAGAGCGAACCCGGCAAGGGCTCCACGTTCACCCTGTACGTGCCGGTCGTCAGCCCCGGGCACACAGCTCCCGCGCCCCTCCCCGGGGACCGCGCCGACCTCCCCCTGCCGCTCCGGCCGGCCACCGGGCCCTTCCCGGTCGCGCACGACACGGACGACGCCTGGCCGTCCCCCACGAAGCTGGAGGCGTGGACGTCCGGCAGGCCGGGCCGGATCCTGGCCGGCCGGCGGGTGCTGATCGTCGACGACGACATCCGCAACGTCTTCGCCCTCACCCATGTCCTGGGCCGGGTGGGCATGACCGTGCTCTACGCGGAGAACGGCCGCGAGGGCATCGAGACGCTGGAGCGCAGCGCGGACGTCGAACTGGTCCTGATGGACATCATGATGCCGGAGATGGACGGCTACGAGACCATCTCCGCGATCCGCCGCGCACCCCGCTGGACGGGTCTGCCGATCGTGGCGCTGACCGCCAAGGCGATGCCCGGCGACCGGGAGAAGTCCATCGCCCGCGGCGCCAACGACTACGTTCCCAAACCGGTGGACATCGACGGCCTGCTGACGGTCGTGTGCGAACTGCTGGACCCCGAGGGCACGGAAGAAGAGGCATGA
- a CDS encoding response regulator has translation MSSTATHPERAGILLVDDMEDNLTALEAVLASLNEPLVRARSGEEALKALLRRPIALVLLDIRMPGMDGFETASHIKRLDQTREVPIIFLTGADDDSGYAFRGYATGAADYVTKPFDPWVLRAKVSVFLDLYRKGREVERLRTEIQDLKRRVGDAP, from the coding sequence ATGAGCAGCACGGCCACCCACCCCGAACGCGCCGGAATCCTCCTGGTCGACGACATGGAGGACAATCTGACCGCTCTGGAGGCCGTGCTGGCCTCCCTCAACGAGCCGCTCGTCCGGGCCCGTTCCGGCGAGGAGGCCCTGAAGGCCCTCCTGCGCCGGCCGATCGCCCTGGTCCTGCTGGACATCCGCATGCCCGGCATGGACGGCTTCGAGACGGCGTCCCACATCAAACGCCTCGACCAGACCCGGGAGGTCCCGATCATCTTTCTCACCGGGGCGGACGACGACTCGGGCTACGCCTTCCGCGGCTACGCGACCGGCGCCGCCGACTACGTGACCAAGCCGTTCGACCCGTGGGTCCTCCGGGCGAAGGTCAGCGTCTTCCTGGACCTCTACCGCAAAGGCAGAGAGGTGGAACGCCTGAGGACGGAGATCCAGGACTTGAAACGCCGGGTGGGTGACGCCCCTTAG
- a CDS encoding AMP-dependent synthetase/ligase: MSDTQTLIENRPPSVAGLFLERVAATPDAEAYRYPVPSSAGQGPDEWKSLSWRQAAERVYAIAAGLIELGVQAEQRVALAAGTRLEWILADLGIMCAGAATTTVYPQTNADESAYILSDSESRVLIAENAEQLAKAVEKRAELPELTHVVVIDAAGVETADWILTLDDLEKRGAARLEKDPQLIKERVGAITKDQLATLIYTSGTTGRPKGVRLPHDNWSYMAKAIAATGLVGAEDVQYLWLPLAHVFGKVLTSGQIEVGHVTAVDGRVDKIIENLPVVQPTYMAAVPRIFEKVYNGVAAKARAGGGAKYKIFQWAAGVAREYAKVSQDNFRRTGTASVPFGLGARHKVADALVFGKIREAFGGNLRACVSGSAALSPEIGYFFAGAGIHILEGYGLTESSAASFVNPGEAYRTGTVGKPLPGTEVRIADDGEILLRGPGIMEGYHKLPEKTAEVLEADGWFHTGDIGELSSDGYLRITDRKKDLIKTSGGKYIAPAEVEGQFKAVCPYVSNILVHGADRNYCTALIALDEAAITEWAKDNGLEGKPYAEIVAAQVTVDMVDGYVKQLNEGLQRWQTIKKFRLLPRDLDVEHGEITPSLKLKRPVVEREYKHLIEEMYEGSREA, translated from the coding sequence GTGAGCGACACACAGACCCTGATCGAGAACCGTCCGCCCTCCGTGGCGGGCCTCTTCCTGGAGCGCGTCGCGGCCACGCCGGACGCCGAGGCCTATCGGTATCCGGTCCCATCGTCCGCAGGCCAGGGACCGGACGAGTGGAAGTCGCTGAGCTGGAGGCAGGCAGCCGAGCGGGTCTACGCCATCGCGGCGGGGCTCATCGAGCTGGGCGTGCAGGCCGAGCAGCGCGTCGCCCTCGCCGCCGGCACCCGGCTCGAGTGGATCCTGGCCGACCTCGGCATCATGTGCGCCGGCGCGGCCACGACCACCGTGTACCCGCAGACCAACGCCGACGAGTCCGCGTACATCCTGTCGGACTCCGAGAGCCGGGTGCTGATCGCGGAGAACGCCGAGCAGCTGGCCAAGGCAGTGGAGAAGCGTGCCGAGCTGCCCGAGCTGACGCATGTCGTGGTGATCGACGCGGCCGGTGTCGAGACCGCCGACTGGATCCTCACCCTGGACGATCTGGAGAAGCGCGGCGCCGCCCGGCTGGAGAAGGACCCCCAGCTGATCAAGGAGCGGGTCGGCGCGATCACCAAGGACCAGCTGGCCACCCTCATCTACACCTCCGGCACCACGGGCCGCCCCAAGGGCGTGCGCCTGCCGCACGACAACTGGTCGTACATGGCGAAGGCGATCGCCGCGACCGGGCTGGTCGGCGCCGAGGACGTGCAGTACCTCTGGCTGCCGCTCGCGCACGTCTTCGGCAAGGTGCTGACCTCCGGACAGATCGAGGTCGGGCACGTCACCGCCGTGGACGGCCGGGTCGACAAGATCATCGAGAACCTGCCGGTGGTGCAGCCGACGTACATGGCGGCCGTACCGCGCATCTTCGAGAAGGTCTACAACGGCGTGGCCGCGAAGGCCCGCGCCGGCGGCGGCGCCAAGTACAAGATCTTCCAGTGGGCGGCCGGGGTGGCCCGCGAGTACGCCAAGGTCTCGCAGGACAATTTCCGGCGGACCGGGACCGCGTCCGTGCCGTTCGGGCTGGGTGCCAGGCACAAGGTCGCCGACGCGCTGGTCTTCGGCAAGATCCGCGAGGCCTTCGGTGGCAACCTGCGGGCGTGCGTCTCGGGTTCCGCCGCGCTGTCGCCGGAGATCGGCTACTTCTTCGCGGGCGCCGGGATCCACATCCTGGAGGGCTACGGCCTGACCGAGTCCTCGGCCGCGTCCTTCGTGAACCCGGGCGAGGCCTACCGCACCGGCACGGTCGGCAAGCCGCTGCCCGGCACGGAGGTGCGGATCGCCGACGACGGGGAGATCCTGCTGCGCGGCCCGGGCATCATGGAGGGCTACCACAAGCTGCCCGAGAAGACCGCCGAGGTGCTGGAGGCGGACGGCTGGTTCCACACCGGGGACATCGGTGAGCTGTCGTCCGACGGGTACCTGCGGATCACCGACCGCAAGAAGGACCTCATCAAGACCTCGGGCGGCAAGTACATCGCCCCGGCGGAGGTCGAGGGGCAGTTCAAGGCGGTCTGCCCGTACGTGTCGAACATCCTGGTGCACGGGGCCGACCGGAACTACTGCACGGCCCTGATCGCGCTCGACGAGGCCGCGATCACCGAGTGGGCCAAGGACAACGGGCTCGAGGGGAAGCCGTACGCGGAGATCGTCGCCGCGCAGGTGACCGTCGACATGGTCGACGGGTACGTGAAGCAGCTCAACGAGGGGCTTCAGCGCTGGCAGACCATCAAGAAGTTCCGGCTGCTGCCGCGTGACCTCGACGTCGAGCACGGTGAGATCACGCCGAGCCTGAAGCTGAAGCGGCCGGTGGTGGAGCGGGAGTACAAGCACCTGATCGAGGAGATGTACGAGGGCTCTCGCGAGGCGTAG
- the lepA gene encoding translation elongation factor 4, with protein MPAIPSHVPEPSRTDPALIRNFCIIAHIDHGKSTLADRMLQLTGVVEQRQMRAQYLDRMDIERERGITIKSQAVRLPWAPTHDKNDTHILNMIDTPGHVDFTYEVSRSLAACEGTILLVDAAQGIEAQTLANLYLAMENDLKIIPVLNKIDLPAAQPEKFSEELANLVGCDPDDVLKVSAKTGLGVEALLDKVVAEIPPPVGVADAPARAMIFDSVYDSYRGVVTYVRVIDGQLNKRERIRMMSTGATHELLEIGTNSPEMTAADGLGVGEVGYLITGVKDVRQSKVGDTVTSQHKGAEEALGGYKDPKPMVFSGLYPLDGSDYPELREALDKLQLNDAALVYEPETSAALGFGFRVGFLGLLHLDVIRERLEREFGLDLIATAPNVVYRVLMEDGTEHTVTNPSEFPEGKISEVYEPVVRATILAPSEFIGSIMELCQTRRGTLLGMDYLSEDRVEIRYTLPLAEIVFDFFDQLKSKTRGYASLDYEPTGEQTSSLVKVDILLHGDKVDAFSAITHKDAAYAYGVRLVAKLRELIPRQAFEVPIQAAIGSRVIARETIRAIRKDVLAKCYGGDISRKRKLLEKQKEGKKRMKMVGSVEVPQEAFIAVLSSDDSAGSGKGKK; from the coding sequence GTGCCCGCGATCCCCAGCCACGTGCCCGAGCCGAGCCGTACCGACCCGGCTCTGATCCGCAACTTCTGCATCATCGCGCACATCGACCACGGCAAGTCCACGCTCGCCGACCGGATGCTCCAGCTGACCGGAGTGGTCGAGCAGCGGCAGATGCGCGCCCAGTACCTCGACCGCATGGACATCGAGCGCGAGCGTGGCATCACGATCAAGTCACAGGCGGTGCGTCTGCCGTGGGCCCCCACCCATGACAAGAACGACACGCACATCCTGAACATGATCGACACCCCCGGGCACGTCGACTTCACCTATGAGGTCTCCCGGTCGCTCGCCGCGTGCGAGGGGACCATCCTCCTGGTCGACGCCGCCCAGGGCATCGAGGCGCAGACCCTCGCCAACCTCTACCTGGCGATGGAGAACGACCTCAAGATCATCCCCGTGCTGAACAAGATCGACCTGCCGGCCGCGCAGCCCGAGAAGTTCTCCGAGGAGCTCGCCAACCTGGTCGGGTGCGACCCCGACGACGTGCTCAAGGTGTCCGCCAAGACGGGCCTGGGCGTCGAGGCGCTGCTCGACAAGGTCGTCGCCGAGATCCCCCCGCCGGTGGGTGTCGCGGACGCGCCCGCCCGCGCGATGATCTTCGACTCGGTCTACGACTCCTACCGCGGTGTCGTGACGTACGTCCGTGTCATCGACGGTCAGCTCAACAAGCGCGAGCGCATCCGGATGATGTCCACCGGCGCCACGCACGAGCTGCTGGAGATCGGCACCAACTCGCCGGAGATGACGGCGGCCGACGGCCTCGGCGTGGGCGAGGTGGGCTACCTCATCACCGGTGTGAAGGACGTCCGCCAGTCCAAGGTCGGTGACACCGTCACCAGCCAGCACAAGGGCGCCGAGGAGGCGCTCGGCGGCTACAAGGACCCCAAGCCGATGGTGTTCTCCGGCCTCTACCCGCTGGACGGCTCGGACTACCCGGAGCTGCGCGAGGCCCTGGACAAGCTCCAGCTCAACGACGCCGCGCTGGTCTACGAGCCGGAGACCTCCGCCGCCCTCGGCTTCGGCTTCCGCGTCGGCTTCCTCGGTCTGCTGCACCTGGACGTGATCCGGGAGCGGCTGGAGCGCGAGTTCGGCCTCGACCTCATCGCCACCGCGCCGAACGTGGTCTACCGCGTCCTCATGGAGGACGGCACCGAACACACGGTCACCAACCCCAGCGAGTTCCCCGAGGGCAAGATCTCGGAGGTCTACGAGCCGGTCGTGCGGGCCACCATCCTGGCGCCCAGCGAGTTCATCGGCTCGATCATGGAGCTGTGCCAGACCCGGCGCGGCACCCTGCTCGGCATGGACTACCTCTCCGAGGACCGGGTCGAGATCCGCTACACCCTGCCGCTCGCGGAGATCGTCTTCGACTTCTTCGACCAGCTGAAGTCCAAGACCCGCGGCTACGCCTCGCTCGACTACGAGCCCACCGGCGAGCAGACCTCCAGCCTGGTCAAGGTCGACATCCTGCTGCACGGCGACAAGGTGGACGCCTTCTCGGCGATCACCCACAAGGACGCCGCGTACGCCTACGGTGTGCGGCTCGTCGCCAAGCTGCGCGAGCTCATTCCGCGGCAGGCCTTCGAGGTGCCCATCCAGGCCGCCATCGGCTCCCGGGTCATCGCCCGCGAGACCATCCGCGCCATCCGCAAGGACGTCCTCGCCAAGTGCTACGGCGGTGACATCTCGCGTAAGCGCAAGCTGCTGGAGAAGCAGAAGGAGGGCAAGAAGCGAATGAAGATGGTGGGTTCCGTAGAGGTTCCGCAGGAGGCCTTCATCGCGGTCCTCTCCAGTGATGACAGCGCGGGGTCGGGCAAGGGCAAGAAGTAA
- the rpsT gene encoding 30S ribosomal protein S20 yields the protein MANIKSQIKRIKTNEKARLRNKAVKSSLKTAIRRAREAAAAGDVEKATEYQRLAARHLDKAVSKGVIHKNQAANKKSALAQKVDALKG from the coding sequence GTGGCGAACATCAAGTCCCAGATCAAGCGGATCAAGACCAACGAGAAGGCGCGGCTGCGCAACAAGGCCGTCAAGTCCTCCCTCAAGACCGCGATCCGCAGGGCCCGTGAGGCTGCTGCCGCGGGTGACGTCGAGAAGGCCACCGAGTACCAGCGCCTCGCCGCGCGTCACCTCGACAAGGCCGTCTCCAAGGGCGTCATCCACAAGAACCAGGCCGCCAACAAGAAGTCTGCGCTGGCTCAGAAGGTCGACGCGCTCAAGGGCTGA
- a CDS encoding nuclear transport factor 2 family protein has product MAEHPHAALVRRGFEAFSRGDMDTLRGLMAGDATHHVPGDHPLSGDFKGVDSIIEMYERLGAETNGTMQADLIGIAVDGRGHAVGMTRFTAERNGKRLDDTGCIIFRIVGDKVTDLDECVEDIDKNNAFWS; this is encoded by the coding sequence ATGGCTGAACACCCGCACGCAGCGCTGGTCCGCAGGGGGTTCGAGGCCTTCTCGCGCGGTGACATGGACACCCTGCGCGGATTGATGGCGGGGGACGCAACCCACCACGTGCCCGGCGATCACCCGCTGTCGGGCGACTTCAAAGGGGTGGACTCGATCATCGAGATGTACGAACGGCTCGGTGCGGAGACAAACGGGACGATGCAGGCGGACCTGATCGGCATCGCTGTCGACGGCCGCGGTCACGCGGTGGGCATGACCCGCTTCACGGCCGAGCGCAACGGCAAGAGGCTCGACGACACCGGCTGCATCATCTTCCGCATCGTCGGCGACAAGGTCACCGACCTCGATGAATGCGTCGAGGACATCGACAAGAACAACGCGTTCTGGTCCTGA
- a CDS encoding VOC family protein, protein MDAHDTSAPALVRAATRLPAQDLERARRFYSEKLGLDPVDERPGGLLYRCGGAEFVLFRSTGASPGTFTQMALEVQDLDAAVAALKRRGVVFEEVDAPGFRTRGGIAEIEGNYPSKGARGERGAWFHDSEGNLLGMGEPVF, encoded by the coding sequence ATGGACGCACACGACACGAGCGCACCGGCCCTGGTCCGCGCGGCGACCAGGCTCCCCGCCCAGGACCTGGAGCGGGCGCGGCGCTTCTACTCGGAGAAACTCGGTCTGGACCCCGTGGACGAACGCCCCGGCGGACTGCTCTACCGCTGCGGCGGCGCGGAGTTCGTGCTGTTCCGGTCCACGGGTGCCTCGCCCGGCACCTTCACGCAGATGGCGCTGGAGGTCCAGGACCTCGATGCGGCGGTCGCCGCGCTGAAGCGGCGCGGCGTGGTCTTCGAGGAGGTCGACGCCCCCGGCTTCCGCACCCGCGGCGGAATCGCCGAGATCGAGGGCAACTACCCGAGCAAGGGCGCACGCGGCGAACGCGGCGCCTGGTTCCACGACAGCGAGGGCAACCTGCTGGGGATGGGGGAGCCGGTGTTCTGA
- the holA gene encoding DNA polymerase III subunit delta, protein MARKTANDDPLAPVTLAVGQEDLLLDRAVQEVVAAAKAADADTDVRDLTPDQLQPGTLAELTSPSLFAERKVVVVRNAQDLSADTIKDVKAYLGAPAEEITLVLLHAGGAKGKGLLDAARKAGAREVACPKMTKPADRLAFVRGEFRATGRSATPEACQTLVDAIGSDLRELASAVSQLVADVEGTIDEAVVGRYYTGRAEASSFTVADRAVEGRAAEALEALRWSLATGVAPVLITSALAQGVRAIGKLSSARGGRPADLARELGMPPWKIDRVRQQMRGWTPDGVSIALRAVAEADAGVKGGGDDPEYALEKAVVTIARAARSRGRG, encoded by the coding sequence ATGGCCAGGAAGACTGCGAATGACGACCCCCTCGCCCCGGTGACGCTCGCCGTGGGCCAGGAGGACCTGCTCCTCGACCGTGCCGTGCAGGAGGTGGTGGCCGCGGCGAAGGCTGCCGACGCCGACACGGACGTACGGGACCTGACCCCGGACCAGTTGCAGCCCGGCACGCTCGCCGAGCTGACCAGCCCGTCGCTCTTCGCGGAGCGCAAGGTCGTGGTGGTGCGCAACGCGCAGGATCTGTCGGCCGACACGATCAAGGACGTGAAGGCGTACCTCGGGGCCCCTGCCGAGGAGATCACCCTGGTGCTGCTGCATGCCGGCGGGGCCAAGGGCAAGGGGCTGCTCGACGCCGCGCGCAAGGCCGGGGCGCGTGAGGTGGCCTGCCCGAAGATGACGAAGCCGGCGGACCGGCTGGCGTTCGTGCGGGGCGAGTTCAGGGCGACGGGGAGATCCGCCACGCCGGAGGCGTGCCAGACGCTCGTCGACGCGATCGGCAGCGATCTGCGGGAGCTGGCCTCGGCGGTGTCGCAGCTGGTCGCGGATGTCGAGGGGACGATCGACGAGGCGGTCGTCGGGCGGTACTACACCGGGCGGGCCGAGGCGTCGAGCTTCACCGTCGCCGACCGGGCGGTCGAGGGGCGGGCGGCGGAGGCCCTGGAGGCGCTGCGCTGGTCGCTGGCGACCGGGGTCGCGCCGGTGCTGATCACGAGCGCGCTCGCACAGGGCGTCCGGGCGATCGGCAAGCTGTCCTCGGCCCGCGGGGGCCGCCCGGCCGACCTCGCGCGGGAGCTCGGCATGCCGCCGTGGAAGATCGACCGGGTGCGGCAGCAGATGCGCGGCTGGACTCCGGACGGCGTGTCGATCGCGCTGCGCGCCGTGGCCGAGGCGGACGCGGGGGTGAAGGGCGGAGGCGACGACCCCGAGTACGCCCTGGAGAAGGCGGTGGTCACCATCGCCAGGGCGGCCCGCTCCAGGGGACGCGGCTAG